The region AAGTATTAAGTAAAAATGAAGTGAAGAAAATATTAAGTGTCTGTGAGAACATTAAGCATAAATCAATATTAATGTTAATATATTCAGCAGGATTAAGGCGGAGTGAATCAATCAATCTTAAAATTACAGATATCGATTCTGAAAGAATGGTTATCAACATAAGAGGAGGGAAAGGGAAAAAAGACAGGATTTCATTGCTCTCGGATCATATGCTTGTATTATTAAGAAATTATTATAGAGCATATAGACCTAAGGACTATCTTTTTGAAGGTCAAAATGGAGGAAAATATTCACCAACAAGTATTGCAAATATATTAAAGAAGGCATCATTAAAGGCTGGTATTCGCAAAAAAGTTACTCCCCATATATTACGGCACAGTTTTGCCACACATCTTCTTGAACAGGGAACGGACTTGCGCTATATTCAGGAGTTACTGGGTCATAACAGCTCTAAAACAACAGAAGTCTACACGCACGTATCAAAGAAGGCAATCGATCAGATAAAAAATCCTGTCGATGATTTTTTTGATAATGAACGATAAAGAAAATATAAACCCAATAGTGCTTAGCCCTCCAATTTGGCGGAATAAACACAATTGGGTTTACACAGACGTTAGCTGCAAGCGTAAAATTAAAGA is a window of Candidatus Neomarinimicrobiota bacterium DNA encoding:
- a CDS encoding site-specific integrase, with amino-acid sequence MEKLLEKYRDILIQKRYSKNTEKVYINYFTDFCRKFGPGNIDDLSKEKINVYISELIRERNISASQQNQRINAIKFYYEKVLGREKEYYELHRPHKEQKLPKVLSKNEVKKILSVCENIKHKSILMLIYSAGLRRSESINLKITDIDSERMVINIRGGKGKKDRISLLSDHMLVLLRNYYRAYRPKDYLFEGQNGGKYSPTSIANILKKASLKAGIRKKVTPHILRHSFATHLLEQGTDLRYIQELLGHNSSKTTEVYTHVSKKAIDQIKNPVDDFFDNER